One window of the Saccopteryx bilineata isolate mSacBil1 chromosome 2, mSacBil1_pri_phased_curated, whole genome shotgun sequence genome contains the following:
- the PXN gene encoding paxillin isoform X2 yields the protein MSSSLGSNLSELDRLLLELNAVQHNPPGFPADEANSSPPLPGALSPHYGIPENNSLLGVKAGPPMKEKPKRNGARGLEDVRPSVESLLDELESSVPSPVPAITVNQSEMSSPQRVTSSQQQTRISASSATRELDELMASLSDFKTSSSAVALNSLGLLPASARSSLHTFPSPPGPSVFLPSTTKPSPQGLSHTSEGLCTEDSDNRLGLSPPIAPSWLDLAGLGVTPGLEVTPDTPNSRSPCAEGSPGPCGAESQARACRDVLNLTSEFSRAAPGHTLPQAGCAGPQEPGDPQGLSANSVYLEEALAATWEQSWALKALRSEAPRGATPSFQEATEPAVMAVDCQVTFPDTWSLTKEHGQLKARARPEPAGPESSCPAPVDEEQLGGETPMRGSLVRPTQGPETPRRPEGTTKAVAEAKREQPELPQAVVTDTPDTTQRISTSGQIRSVIRRSRETGHAHPMSREPSPRRRLDPATLSRNPSQERLIAELQGRLGIQPEAEEAAGAAGASNEDWMTEGVVITVQPRGRRAEGQLVEKVIFPPGSPIPLRRTFSVLPSPPPPPVPLLQHLRDATASSSAPPLGLPASSTLGPSALPWESPGVQNAGAGPQEEDVQGPTSSPPAPHTVRSVGCQTDEDPAFPPMQIHGLEHRADGELCWAAGWPPNSGQSGPEGQDEGGFMAQGKTGSSSPPRGPPKPGSQLDSMLGSLQSDLNKLGVATVAKGVCGACKKPIAGQVVTAMGKTWHPEHFVCTHCQEEIGSRNFFERDGQPYCEKDYHTLFSPRCYYCNGPILDKVVTALDRTWHPEHFFCAQCGAFFGPEGFHEKDGKAYCRKDYFDMFAPKCGGCARAILENYISALNTLWHPECFVCRECFTPFVNGSFFEHDGQPYCEVHYHERRGSLCSGCQKPITGRCITAMAKKFHPEHFVCAFCLKQLNKGTFKEQNDKPYCQNCFLKLFC from the exons ATGAGCTCCTCCCTGGGCAGCAACCTTTCAGAACTTGACCGCCTCCTTCTGGAACTGAATGCTGTGCAGCATAACCCCCCAGGCTTCCCTGCAG aTGAGGCCAACTCAAGCCCCCCGCTGCCTGGAGCTCTGAGCCCTCACTATGGCATCCCGGAGAATAACAGCCTGCTGGGGGTCAAAGCTGGGCCCCCGATGAAGGAGAAGCCCAAGCGGAATGGGGCCCGGGGCCTAGAGGACGTGCGGCCCAGTGTGGAGAGTCTCCTGGACGAGCTGGAGAGCTCCGTGCCCAGCCCCGT CCCCGCCATCACTGTGAACCAGAGCGAGATGAGCAGCCCCCAGCGAGTCACCTCCAGCCAGCAGCAGACGCGAATCTCGGCCTCCTCTGCCACCAGGGAGCTGGACGAGCTGATGGCCTCCCTGTCGGACTTTAAG ACGAGCTCCTCTGCTGTGGCCCTGAACTCCCTGGGGCTGCTGCCCGCCTCAGCTCGGTCTTCACTCCACACATTTCCTTCTCCTCCGGGGCCCTCTGTGTTCTTGCCATCCACCACTAAGCCCTCCCCTCAAGGCCTCAGTCACACCTCAGAGGGCCTCTGCACTGAGGACAGTGATAACAGACTGGGCCTTTCACCTCCCATAGCCCCAAGCTGGCTTGACTTGGCTGGCCTTGGGGTGACACCTGGTTTAGAGGTGACACCTGACACCCCGAACTCAAGGTCTCCCTGTGCAGAGGGTTCTCCGGGGCCATGTGGTGCAGAGAGCCAGGCTCGAGCTTGCAGGGACGTTCTAAACCTTACGAGTGAGTTCTCCAGGGCTGCCCCAGGCCACACTCTACCCCAAGCTGGGTGTGCAGGTCCCCAGGAGCCTGGAGACCCCCAGGGGCTGTCAGCCAACTCTGTGTACCTGGAGGAGGCCTTGGCTGCCACGTGGGAGCAGTCATGGGCCTTGAAGGCACTCAGGTCTGAGGCTCCCCGTGGAGCTACGCCCAGCTTCCAGGAAGCGACTGAGCCCGCTGTCATGGCCGTAGACTGTCAGGTCACCTTCCCAGATACCTGGAGTCTCACGAAGGAACATGGACAGCTGAAGGCGAGGGCAAGACCAGAGCCAGCGGGGCCGGAGAGCAGCTGCCCTGCTCCAGTTGACGAGGAGCAGTTAGGTGGAGAGACGCCCATGAGGGgaagcctggtcaggccaacccaGGGACCCGAGACACCCAGGAGGCCAGAGGGCACCACCAAGGCTGTTGCTGAGGCCAAGAGGGAGCAGCCGGAGCTTCCACAGGCCGTGGTCACGGACACGCCCGACACCACCCAGAGGATTTCCACCTCCGGCCAG atCCGCTCAGTGATCAGGAGGAGCCGGGAGACGGGCCACGCGCACCCCATGTCCCGGGAGCCCTCCCCTCGCCGCCGGCTGGACCCCGCCACCCTGAGCAGGAACCCATCCCAGGAGAGGCTCATCGCAGAGCTGCAGGGCCGGCTGGGTATCCAGCCGGAGGCAGAGGAGGCTGCAGGGGCGGCGGGGGCCTCCAACGAGGACTGGATGACCGAGGGTGTCGTCATCACTGTGCAGCCTCGAGGGAGGCgggctgaggggcagctggtaGAGAAG gTGATTTTTCCTCCCGGCTCCCCCATTCCCCTGAGAAGAACCTTCTCTGTTctaccttctcctcctcctcctcctgtccctTTGCTCCAGCATCTCAGAGATGCCACAGCCAGCAGCTCTGCTCCTCCACTGGGCCTGCCTGCCTCCTCCACCCTGGGGCCCTCAGCGCTCCCCTGGGAGTCTCCTGGGGTTCAGAATGCTGGGGCAGGGCCACAGGAAGAAGATGTGCAGGGgcccacctcttcccctcctgcgccCCACACCGTGAGGTCCGTGGGCTGCCAGACCGACGAGGACCCTGCCTTCCCCCCGATGCAG ATCCATGGCCTGGAACACAGAGCGGATGGAGAGCTGTGCTGGGCGGCTGGCTGGCCTCCGAACAGCGGGCAGAGCGGTCCCGAAGGGCAGGACGAGGGAGGG TTCATGGCCCAGGGAAAGACGGGGAGCAGCTCTCCCCCGAGGGGGCCACCGAAGCCTGGGAGCCAGCTGGACAGCATGCTGGGGAGCCTCCAGTCTGACCTCAACAAACTGGGAGTCGCCACAGTCGCCAAAGGGGTCTGCGGGGCCTGCAAGAAACCCATCGCTGGGCAG GTCGTGACAGCCATGGGAAAGACATGGCACCCCGAGCACTTCGTCTGCACCCACTGCCAGGAGGAGATCGGGTCCCGGAACTTCTTTGAACGGGACGGACAGCCCTACTGTGAAAAGGACTATCACACCCTCTTCTCCCCGCGCTGCTACTACTGCAATGGTCCCATCCTGGAT AAAGTGGTGACAGCTCTTGACCGGACGTGGCACCCCGAGCACTTCTTCTGTGCCCAGTGTGGCGCCTTCTTCGGTCCTGAAG GGTTCCACGAGAAAGACGGCAAGGCCTACTGCCGGAAGGATTACTTCGACATGTTCGCGCCTAAGTGTGGCGGctgtgcccgggccatcctgGAGAACTACATCTCGGCCCTCAATACCCTCTGGCATCCGGAGTGCTTTGTGTGCCGG GAGTGCTTCACGCCATTTGTCAACGGCAGCTTCTTCGAGCATGACGGGCAGCCCTACTGCGAGGTGCACTACCACGAGCGGCGCGGCTCGCTGTGCTCTGGCTGCCAGAAGCCCATCACCGGCCGCTGCATCACCGCCATGGCCAAGAAGTTCCACCCAGAGCACTTCGTCTGCGCCTTCTGCCTCAAGCAGCTCAACAAGGGCACCTTCAAGGAGCAGAATGACAAGCCCTACTGTCAGAACTGCTTCCTCAAGCTCTTCTGCTAG